In Capillimicrobium parvum, a genomic segment contains:
- a CDS encoding co-chaperone GroES, which yields MRHQLKPLFDRVVIKELEPDRVRHSGLVVPAGTNEPPPQHGIVLAVGPGIDWWQPAGVEMPVRPGDHVVFPASAGAWVEVDEERLLVCRVAELLGVLEEIQIGTTADAA from the coding sequence ATGCGCCACCAGCTGAAGCCGCTCTTCGACCGCGTCGTCATCAAGGAGCTCGAACCGGACCGCGTCCGCCACTCGGGTCTGGTCGTCCCCGCCGGGACGAACGAGCCGCCGCCCCAGCACGGGATCGTGCTCGCCGTCGGCCCGGGCATCGACTGGTGGCAGCCGGCCGGCGTCGAGATGCCGGTCAGGCCCGGCGACCACGTCGTCTTCCCGGCGAGCGCCGGTGCGTGGGTGGAGGTAGACGAGGAGCGCCTGCTGGTGTGCCGCGTCGCGGAGCTGCTCGGCGTGCTCGAGGAGATCCAGATCGGCACCACCGCCGACGCGGCGTAG